In Epinephelus fuscoguttatus linkage group LG15, E.fuscoguttatus.final_Chr_v1, a genomic segment contains:
- the LOC125901983 gene encoding cysteine-rich secretory protein LCCL domain-containing 1-like has protein sequence MKTSLPFPGLVRVASLLLCLSQTVLAMVLTNSTQLESILDQYRDKDEEWWKARSRGKRAISEGDMHLILDLHNKLRGQVHPPASNMEYMVWDYELERSAEHWAHTCRWEHGPSHMLTQIGQNLGAHWGRDRPPTYHVQAWYDEVRYYSYPYSQECNPHCPFRCSGPVCTHYTQLVWATSNRIGCAINVCYNMNVWGMIWAKAVYLVCNYSPPGNWWGHAPYKYGTPCSACPASYGGGCRDNLCYKDGGVDRRPAPEIEETNYIEPEPEPVRDREPQPRAQTPNPSPNDNLERNQVVSTEQMCQQLDCETKLRDQCKGTTCNRYECPPGCRDRPGKVVGTGYYDMQSSVCGAGLHSGVIDNDGGWLDVTRLGRKQHFTKSYKNGIQSIGKNRSANSFKVESVPVKAVTCETTVALFCPFKKPVRHCPRLYCPRNCLRDSRARVIGTKYYSDKSSICQAAIHAGVIQTESGGYLDVMPVDRRKQYSGSYQNGITSESLVNPTGGKAFRVFAVI, from the exons ATGAAGACGTCTCTTCCTTTCCCGGGCTTGGTTAGAGTGGCGAGcttgttgctgtgtttgagCCAAACCGTCCTGGCCATGGTCCTCACCAACTCCACACAACTCGAGTCCATTCTGGACCAGTACAGGGACAAGGATGAGGAGTGGTGGAAGGCCAGGTCGAGAGGGAAGAGGGCAATCAGCGAGGGAGACATGCACCTTATCTTGGACTTGCACAACAAGCTGCGGGGTCAGGTCCATCCTCCTGCGTCTAACATGGAGTACATG gTTTGGGATTATGAGTTAGAGAGGAGCGCAGAGCACTGGGCACATACCTGTCGATGGGAACATGGACCGAGCCACATGTTAACGCAAATAGGCCAAAACCTTGGAGCCCACTGGGGCAG AGACCGCCCCCCTACCTACCATGTCCAGGCCTGGTATGATGAGGTGAGATACTACAGCTATCCCTACTCCCAGGAGTGTAACCCACACTGCCCATTCAGATGTTCAGGACCTGTTTGCACTCACTACACTCAG ttggtGTGGGCGACTAGCAATCGTATCGGCTGTGCCATCAATGTGTGTTACAACATGAACGTGTGGGGAATGATCTGGGCTAAAGCTGTCTATCTGGTCTGCAACTACTCCCCACC gggcAACTGGTGGGGTCACGCTCCATACAAATATGGAACTCCCTGTTCTGCCTGTCCAGCAAGCTATGGTGGAGGCTGCAGGGATAATCTCTGCTACAAAG ATGGGGGTGTTGACAGGCGTCCGGCTCCTGAGATTGAGGAGACCAACTACATTGAACCTGAACCGGAACCAGTGAGGGACAGGGAGCCCCAACCCAGGGCCCAGACGCCAAACCCCTCACCTAATGACAATCTAGAGAGAAACCAGGTtgtcagcacagagcagatgt gtcAACAGCTTGACTGTGAGACTAAGCTGAGGGATCAGTGCAAGGGGACGACCTGTAACAG ATATGAGTGTCCACCTGGCTGCCGCGACAGGCCTGGAAAAGTAGTTGGGACTGGATATTATGACATG CAATCTAGTGTGTGTGGAGCTGGGTTACACTCTGGTGTTATTGACAATGATGGAGGGTGGCTGGATGTGACCAGACTGGGCAGAAAGCAACATTTCACCAAGTCATACAAGAATGGTATTCAGTCGATTGG gaaaaacagaagTGCCAATTCCTTCAAAGTAGAGTCAGTGCCTG TCAAGGCAGTGACATGTGAAACAACCGTTGCACTTTTCTGCCCTTTCAAGAAACCAGTACGACACTGCCCCAG GTTGTATTGTCCCAGGAACTGTCTGCGTGACAGTCGAGCCCGAGTCATTGGGACGAAATACTACTCAGAT aaatCCAGTATTTGCCAAGCAGCCATTCATGCAGGAGTTATCCAGACTGAGTCAGGAGGGTACCTCGATGTAATGCCTGTAGACAGAAGGAAGCAGTACAGTGGCAGTTACCAGAATGGGATCACCTcagagag CCTAGTGAACCCAACAGGTGGAAAAGCCTTCAGAGTGTTTGCAGTCATCTGA
- the LOC125902335 gene encoding uncharacterized protein LOC125902335 isoform X2, producing the protein MGNTHWRAEDAAHIASIARDICPFPSYSPSPLFTDMLSINSSFHLRSHYTAVQSSLTPVQLEDFTQNLRTTFGREGKVTLGGVGVVALSLAVLFDTLARQARGEWVPDSGPIPGLFVKDPRGYYPPYIYTASEYLRLVPHIANNPTRMMKETERYLRRLKADDQSLDKLGENHTLQLNEDITALNVILGRAFAFSLKLHLLRFKNITNDEFLFDERILPDDMIFNLNCDPEAADKEFLAEVQKSDNHTQEAFKRCKPDSDIPTTWLQHFAHLVWLDAIYVPLYGNTHKYASLIAQREDFDLKADALRKWVE; encoded by the exons ATGGGGAACACACACTGGCGTGCTGAGGACGCAGCCCACATTGCCTCTATTGCTCGAGACATCTGCCCTTTTCCGAGCTACAGCCCCAGTCCTCTTTTCACAGACATGCTCTCCATCAACTCATCCTTTCACCTGAGGAGTCACTACACGGCAGTGCAGTCCTCCCTGACCCCCGTGCAGCTGGAGGACTTCACCCAGAACCTGAGGACCACTTTTGGCAGGGAGGGCAAAGTCACTCTCGGTGGGGTGGGGGTAGTGGCCTTGTCCCTGGCTGTGCTGTTTGACACCCTTGCCAGACAGGCCAGAGGAGAGTGGGTGCCAGACTCAGGGCCGATTCCTGGTTTATTTGTCAAAGACCCAAGAGGCTACTACCCACCGTACATCTACACGGCCAGTGAGTACCTGAGGCTGGTGCCCCACATTGCAAACAACCCCACCAGGATGatgaaggagacagagag GTACCTCCGGCGGTTAAAAGCTGATGACCAATCTTTGGACAAACTGGGAGAAAACCACACATTACAGCTAAATGAAGACATCACAGCACTCAATGTGATTCTGGGACGCGCTTTTGCATTCAGTTTGAAGCTTCACCTCCTCCGATTCAAAAACATCACAAATGATGAATTTCTTTTCGATGAGAGAATATTACCAGATGATATGATCTTTAATCTGAACTGTGACCCAGAGGCTGCTGACAAAGAATTTTTGGCTGAAGTGCAAAAATCTGACAACCACACCCAAGAAGCTTTTAAAAGATGCAAGCCAGACAGTGATATACCAACTACATGGCTGCAGCATTTTGCCCATCTAGTATGGCTAGATGCCATCTACGTCCCCTTGTATggaaacacacataaatatgctTCATTGATTGCACAAAGAGAAGATTTTGACCTGAAGGCCGATGCACTCAGAAAATGGGTTGAGTAG